A single genomic interval of Sphingomonas faeni harbors:
- the mbhE gene encoding hydrogen gas-evolving membrane-bound hydrogenase subunit E, whose product MTTVLLLLGLRWLPVRRQEVWPGDTVPLRVSARRSTDLVIAIVAGTFIALLAFAVMTRPLPDMISRYFIENAYKQGGGRNVVNVILVDFRGFDTLGEITVLAIVALTGYSLLRRFRPARESVAAPVQQRVQHAFDAAQPDRAVGDTLTDYLWIPRLIMEWLFPFILVLAVYLFIRGHDLPGGGFAAGITMSVALILQYMAGGTRSVEARLRIRPLRWIGGGLLCALATGAGSLTFGYQFLSSYFRYVDVPLIGSVPFATALLFDLGVFSLVVGATALILIALAHQSIRTPRPFPRLQSEPVIAKGEPL is encoded by the coding sequence GTGACGACCGTGCTGCTGCTCCTCGGCCTTCGCTGGTTGCCGGTCCGCCGCCAGGAGGTCTGGCCGGGCGATACCGTGCCGCTGCGGGTGAGTGCGCGTCGCTCAACCGATCTCGTCATCGCGATCGTCGCCGGCACGTTCATTGCACTTCTCGCTTTTGCGGTGATGACGCGGCCGTTGCCGGATATGATCTCCCGCTATTTTATCGAGAACGCTTATAAGCAGGGCGGCGGAAGGAACGTCGTCAACGTCATCCTCGTCGATTTCCGTGGTTTTGACACGCTGGGGGAGATCACGGTTCTCGCGATCGTTGCGCTGACCGGCTACTCGCTGCTGCGTCGCTTCCGACCGGCGCGGGAAAGCGTTGCCGCCCCGGTCCAGCAGCGCGTCCAGCATGCCTTCGACGCAGCCCAGCCCGACCGCGCCGTCGGCGACACCCTCACCGATTATCTGTGGATTCCGCGGTTGATCATGGAGTGGCTGTTCCCCTTCATCCTGGTGCTCGCCGTCTATCTGTTCATCCGCGGACATGATCTACCGGGCGGCGGCTTTGCGGCGGGCATCACCATGTCCGTCGCGCTGATCCTGCAATATATGGCCGGCGGCACGCGTTCGGTCGAAGCGCGGCTGCGGATCCGTCCGCTGCGCTGGATCGGCGGCGGCCTGTTGTGCGCCCTTGCGACGGGGGCAGGATCACTGACTTTCGGCTATCAGTTCCTGTCCTCCTACTTCCGCTATGTCGACGTGCCGCTGATCGGTTCTGTTCCTTTTGCCACCGCGCTGCTCTTCGATCTCGGCGTCTTCTCGCTGGTCGTGGGCGCCACTGCCCTCATCCTGATCGCGCTGGCGCACCAGTCGATCCGCACGCCGCGCCCGTTCCCGAGGCTGCAGAGCGAACCCGTGATAGCGAAAGGAGAGCCTCTCTGA
- a CDS encoding DMT family transporter — MAWIALVFAGLFEIVWASAMKQSHGFTRLWPSIITGVGMLVSFGLLASAMRVLPLGTAYTIWTGIGAVGAFVVGIMVFGEAMTAMRLLAAGLIVSGLVLMKLSTTA; from the coding sequence GTGGCGTGGATTGCTCTCGTTTTTGCTGGTTTGTTCGAGATTGTTTGGGCTTCGGCCATGAAGCAATCTCATGGGTTCACACGGCTCTGGCCAAGCATCATTACGGGGGTGGGCATGTTGGTCAGCTTTGGCCTTCTTGCGTCGGCAATGCGGGTTCTGCCGTTGGGAACAGCTTACACGATTTGGACCGGCATCGGCGCGGTCGGCGCGTTCGTCGTCGGCATCATGGTCTTTGGCGAGGCTATGACCGCGATGCGCCTTCTAGCCGCCGGGCTCATTGTCAGCGGCCTCGTCTTAATGAAGTTGTCCACGACTGCTTGA
- a CDS encoding HU family DNA-binding protein has protein sequence MRKSDLIQRIALLNPDLPSPVCRTLVEKLFDAIVDHLRDGGAVELRGFGRFFLSQHAQRTVRNPRTGETFLRDEFAAVRFRAGKAICAQINAEVPSK, from the coding sequence ATGCGTAAAAGTGATCTTATTCAACGCATAGCCTTGCTGAACCCAGACCTACCAAGTCCAGTATGCCGGACGTTGGTAGAGAAGCTATTTGACGCCATTGTCGATCACCTCCGAGATGGGGGTGCCGTTGAACTACGCGGTTTTGGACGCTTCTTTCTAAGCCAGCATGCTCAGCGAACCGTTCGAAACCCTCGGACGGGAGAAACTTTTCTAAGGGACGAGTTCGCAGCGGTACGATTTCGTGCCGGTAAGGCGATATGTGCCCAAATTAATGCTGAGGTACCCTCCAAATAG
- a CDS encoding monovalent cation/H+ antiporter subunit D, with protein sequence MIAWTDHLIVAPVALPLGSGAMMLMLGERRQFAKGAISIVTTLLLLAVSLVLLQAASGIGAPSHATASARAYLIGDWPAPFGIVLVLDKLSALMLVLTAVLGVTTLVYGFARWNRAGPRFHTLLLFQLMGLNGAFLTGDLFNLFVFFEVVLAASYGLLLHGSGTNRVRIGLHYVAINVATSLLFLIGVSLIYGVTGTLNMADLVARIAAVRPADLALLQSGAAILGLAFLVKAGMWPLGFWLPTAYSAATPPVAALFVILSKVGIYALLRTSLLFFGDEAGAAFHFADDALLWGGMATIAFGTIGVLSSQTLSRLAGFCILISSGTLLATVGTGDVKVLSGALFYLASSTLGISAFYLLIELVERGESERGSAPLTEPVFDDEYTGAIEPEEESEVGVVIPATIAILGGGFVFCSLLLAGLPPLSGFIAKFAILDGLIGLQRITAPTTWILIALIILSGVATLIAMTRAGIDLLWTPGEGAQPDLRLIEAAPVGMLLALCLGLMIFAGPVLTYMEQTARALHDRGAYRSAVTSAPRGNSPGVSR encoded by the coding sequence GTGATCGCCTGGACCGATCACCTCATCGTCGCGCCGGTTGCCCTGCCGCTTGGGTCTGGCGCGATGATGCTGATGCTGGGCGAGCGCCGCCAATTCGCCAAGGGCGCGATCAGCATCGTGACTACCCTTCTGCTTCTGGCCGTGTCGCTTGTGCTATTGCAAGCGGCGTCCGGCATCGGTGCACCGAGCCATGCGACGGCCAGCGCGCGCGCCTACCTCATTGGTGACTGGCCCGCTCCTTTCGGCATCGTGCTCGTGCTCGACAAGCTGTCAGCGCTGATGCTCGTCCTGACCGCGGTTCTCGGTGTTACGACGCTTGTGTACGGTTTTGCGCGTTGGAACCGCGCCGGGCCACGGTTCCACACGCTCTTACTGTTTCAGTTAATGGGGCTCAATGGAGCATTCCTGACGGGCGACTTGTTCAACCTGTTCGTCTTCTTCGAGGTCGTACTGGCGGCGTCCTACGGCCTGCTACTGCATGGCTCGGGAACCAACCGGGTGCGCATCGGCCTGCACTATGTGGCGATCAACGTGGCCACGTCGCTGCTGTTCCTGATCGGCGTGAGCCTTATCTATGGCGTCACCGGCACGCTCAACATGGCCGACCTGGTCGCCCGCATCGCCGCTGTTCGGCCTGCAGATCTGGCCCTGCTGCAAAGCGGGGCGGCGATCCTTGGCCTGGCCTTCCTGGTGAAGGCTGGCATGTGGCCGCTCGGGTTCTGGCTACCCACGGCCTATTCCGCCGCCACGCCGCCGGTAGCCGCCCTGTTCGTGATCCTGAGCAAGGTGGGCATCTACGCCCTACTGCGAACTTCGCTGTTGTTCTTTGGTGACGAGGCGGGAGCTGCCTTCCACTTCGCCGACGATGCGCTGCTGTGGGGCGGAATGGCGACGATCGCGTTTGGCACGATCGGCGTGCTGTCATCGCAGACGCTGTCACGACTGGCGGGCTTCTGCATCTTGATCTCGTCCGGCACCCTGCTTGCGACGGTCGGCACGGGCGACGTGAAAGTGCTGAGCGGCGCGCTTTTCTATCTGGCGAGTTCGACGCTCGGGATCAGCGCATTCTACCTGTTGATCGAGCTGGTCGAGCGCGGAGAGTCGGAGCGGGGATCGGCCCCGTTGACCGAGCCCGTGTTCGATGACGAATATACTGGCGCGATCGAACCCGAGGAGGAAAGCGAGGTCGGTGTCGTCATCCCCGCGACGATCGCGATCCTGGGGGGCGGTTTCGTTTTTTGCTCGCTCCTGCTCGCGGGCCTGCCGCCGCTTTCCGGCTTTATCGCCAAGTTCGCGATCCTGGACGGTCTGATAGGGCTACAAAGGATCACGGCCCCAACAACCTGGATACTTATCGCGCTTATCATCCTGTCGGGCGTAGCCACGCTGATTGCGATGACGCGCGCCGGCATCGATCTGTTGTGGACGCCGGGTGAAGGCGCGCAGCCGGACCTACGGCTGATAGAGGCGGCGCCGGTCGGGATGTTGCTGGCGTTGTGTCTGGGCCTGATGATCTTCGCAGGTCCGGTGTTGACCTACATGGAGCAAACCGCCCGCGCCCTTCACGACCGTGGCGCCTACAGGTCTGCGGTGACGAGCGCGCCACGTGGCAACTCCCCCGGGGTAAGCAGATGA
- a CDS encoding putative bifunctional diguanylate cyclase/phosphodiesterase, with protein sequence MRILFGGIYFVARQSPVSQRANARVSILDQTGLAALAATSCAVLITDAAQHDGPIVYANAAFTILSGYALEEVTGRNCRFLQGPDTDRQTCDDIRAAIAAGTSIQRSILNYRKDGTPFWNDVTIDPVRDQSGRVTHHVGVQHVADLAQMTAAAQAEAESRLASIASHIPGYVYRRIMRKDGTIEVLYISPSLRQLLGVDETGAGLVFYDHVHPDDHEGLITAIRNSAANMSIFREEFRLISADGLTHWMRSDAPPRRTANGEIVWDGLAIEISAEKRWESEIANQAFRDPLTGLLTRTAWRNALDLQLNASTHYASRCGVVYIDIEGFSALNDRLGAALADALLYETAQRLARTAAAFIGIGARLGGDEFAVLIPECGSEEALLCAATRVGEALAAPIEIGGQDVVIRTFIGAALGKNRQPREVADRDAASELTKQAELALRWAKQAGPNEPIVYSRERDDRFQNQNVLAQSLEHAIANDDLELHYQPLVDLATGRIVSAEALVRWRHRTLGMQRPDLFIPLAEKLGLIGQLGQWVLVHAMRQHRQWQEAGLAPPQIAINMSGNQLLDPAFIGSVEDALRLTGASAKDFEIELTEGVLIEPSPQIMASLGALRTMGFTLTIDDFGSGHATFRYLREFPVDKLKIDQIFVRKLVLDSTDALIIRAIISLARSMGLAFVAEGIETEMQREFLEREGCVIGQGYLFSMPLLAEDFAWMLTNHVRLPLGGPPEVDQVHDLEGQTV encoded by the coding sequence GTGCGCATTCTGTTTGGCGGAATTTATTTTGTCGCTAGGCAATCTCCGGTTTCGCAACGCGCAAACGCCAGAGTGAGTATTCTTGATCAAACCGGCTTGGCGGCTCTCGCCGCAACGTCCTGCGCGGTCCTGATCACGGACGCGGCACAGCATGACGGACCGATCGTCTACGCCAACGCCGCGTTCACCATCCTGTCGGGCTACGCCCTCGAAGAGGTCACGGGGCGAAACTGCCGGTTTTTGCAGGGGCCGGACACGGACCGGCAAACCTGTGATGATATACGGGCCGCGATCGCCGCAGGAACGAGCATCCAGCGCAGCATCTTGAACTACCGCAAGGATGGGACGCCATTCTGGAACGATGTGACGATCGACCCGGTCCGCGATCAGTCCGGTCGTGTCACGCATCACGTCGGCGTTCAGCATGTCGCCGATCTGGCCCAGATGACGGCTGCAGCGCAGGCTGAGGCGGAGTCCAGGCTTGCGAGCATCGCTAGTCACATCCCAGGCTATGTGTACCGCCGGATCATGCGCAAGGACGGCACCATAGAAGTCTTGTATATCAGCCCATCGTTGCGCCAGTTGCTCGGCGTGGACGAAACTGGCGCGGGGTTGGTGTTCTACGATCATGTTCATCCCGACGATCATGAAGGGCTGATTACCGCGATCCGCAATTCGGCTGCGAACATGTCGATCTTTCGAGAAGAGTTCAGGCTCATATCGGCAGATGGACTAACGCACTGGATGCGCAGTGACGCGCCCCCTCGGCGAACGGCAAATGGTGAGATCGTCTGGGATGGTCTGGCGATCGAGATCAGCGCGGAGAAACGATGGGAGAGCGAGATTGCAAACCAGGCGTTTCGCGATCCTTTGACGGGCCTTCTCACCCGCACGGCTTGGCGAAACGCGCTGGATCTTCAGTTAAACGCCAGCACGCATTACGCCAGCAGGTGCGGCGTTGTGTACATCGATATCGAGGGTTTCAGCGCCCTCAACGATCGCTTGGGCGCCGCGCTCGCCGACGCACTGCTGTACGAGACAGCGCAACGCCTTGCCAGAACCGCTGCGGCGTTCATCGGGATCGGCGCTCGCCTTGGCGGTGATGAGTTTGCCGTGCTGATCCCCGAGTGCGGTTCGGAGGAGGCGTTGTTGTGCGCCGCGACCCGCGTCGGCGAGGCACTTGCGGCGCCTATTGAGATCGGCGGCCAGGACGTGGTCATCAGGACCTTTATCGGTGCGGCTCTGGGGAAAAACCGGCAGCCCCGAGAGGTTGCAGACCGGGATGCGGCGAGCGAGTTGACGAAACAGGCAGAACTCGCGTTGCGCTGGGCAAAGCAAGCCGGTCCGAATGAACCGATCGTCTATTCTCGCGAGCGCGACGATCGCTTTCAAAACCAGAATGTCCTGGCGCAGTCGCTCGAACACGCGATCGCCAACGACGATCTCGAATTGCACTATCAACCGCTGGTCGACTTGGCCACGGGTCGGATCGTTTCGGCCGAGGCGCTGGTGCGGTGGCGCCACCGCACACTGGGCATGCAGCGCCCCGACTTGTTCATTCCGTTGGCAGAAAAGCTGGGCCTTATTGGGCAACTCGGACAATGGGTGCTCGTGCACGCGATGCGTCAGCATCGACAGTGGCAGGAGGCAGGCCTCGCCCCGCCACAAATCGCAATCAACATGTCAGGGAATCAGTTGCTTGATCCGGCATTTATCGGCTCTGTCGAGGATGCTCTTCGTTTAACCGGAGCAAGTGCCAAGGATTTCGAGATCGAGCTGACCGAAGGCGTGCTGATCGAGCCTTCGCCTCAGATCATGGCATCGCTGGGCGCACTGCGAACGATGGGTTTCACGCTCACCATCGACGACTTCGGCAGCGGTCACGCGACCTTCCGCTACTTGCGCGAGTTTCCCGTCGACAAACTGAAGATTGACCAGATTTTCGTCCGCAAGCTGGTGCTGGACTCAACCGACGCCCTGATCATCCGCGCAATCATCTCGCTGGCGCGTAGCATGGGGCTCGCCTTTGTTGCAGAAGGCATCGAAACGGAAATGCAGCGCGAGTTCCTGGAACGCGAGGGGTGCGTGATTGGCCAAGGCTACCTTTTCAGCATGCCACTCCTCGCCGAGGATTTTGCCTGGATGCTGACTAACCATGTTCGACTCCCTCTTGGCGGCCCACCGGAGGTCGACCAGGTGCACGATTTAGAAGGTCAAACTGTATGA
- a CDS encoding phosphonate transporter, with product MALTETSFDAIALSDLEIMGSEDRDALPYGVVGFAADTIVQIYNAAEARMSGLDPTTVIGVPFFDAVAQCMNNFMVAQRFADEPELDAIVPYVLTLRMRPTKVRLRLLTSAKTPRRYVLIER from the coding sequence GTGGCACTAACTGAAACGAGCTTTGACGCAATTGCCTTGAGCGATCTTGAAATCATGGGCAGCGAGGACCGCGATGCGTTGCCGTACGGGGTTGTGGGCTTCGCGGCGGATACCATCGTGCAGATCTATAACGCGGCCGAAGCGCGGATGTCGGGGCTTGATCCCACCACGGTCATCGGTGTTCCCTTCTTCGACGCTGTTGCTCAGTGCATGAACAATTTCATGGTCGCGCAGCGGTTCGCCGACGAGCCGGAGCTGGACGCCATCGTGCCCTACGTCCTGACCCTTCGGATGCGTCCTACCAAGGTACGACTACGGCTGTTGACGTCGGCCAAGACCCCTCGTCGTTACGTTCTCATCGAACGCTGA
- the kaiC gene encoding circadian clock protein KaiC, producing MKVMTGIEGFDEISGGGLPRGRLTAIIGAAGAGKTVFALQTLVNRLADLGEPCIFVTFEEPIERIRSNVASFDWRADALDESQFFFIDARIPQDAVVTGAFDLEGLLAGLTALKEEIGACNIVFDGIDMLLSSLHDERLERQELLRLDRWIRRSDISAIVTVKTFGAGDRDQIRADFLQYMTDCLIILAETITATGSSRAIRIAKYRGSGFAANPVPVVIGPSGIDVIAFKGARIAYPMFSDRVSSGVGRLDALLNGGYLRGSSTLISGSPGTSKTSLGASFAVASCARGERALIISFDESVAQIVANMTSIGIELAPHVDTGLLTIASFLSGGRSPEEHFIEIRNLMKAQKPDCLVVDPISALPKADYPFSAMICENLLDTAKSLGITVLCTSLLDQAVGNAELSESQISTIADTWIHVSYVARDGERNRALTIIKSRGTGHSNQVRELVLDASGIDLVDVYVAEGEVLMGSARAQKEAEAERLHVLGDIAAERQRLDLERELAEAHARVQAATLELSWKQREADLVNVAEKSRVEVGRVSAIERLGLRRSGDDSLVPDLLRGTPVDLGVDQ from the coding sequence ATGAAAGTCATGACCGGCATCGAGGGCTTTGACGAGATCAGCGGCGGTGGACTGCCGCGGGGGCGGCTGACCGCGATCATTGGTGCGGCGGGGGCGGGCAAGACCGTCTTTGCGCTTCAGACCTTGGTGAACCGCCTTGCCGACTTGGGGGAGCCGTGCATCTTCGTTACGTTCGAGGAGCCTATCGAACGCATCCGTAGCAACGTGGCATCGTTTGACTGGCGCGCCGATGCGCTCGACGAAAGCCAATTCTTCTTCATCGATGCGCGAATCCCGCAAGATGCCGTCGTCACCGGCGCCTTCGACCTCGAGGGCCTGCTGGCCGGCCTGACTGCGCTCAAGGAGGAGATCGGCGCTTGCAACATCGTGTTCGACGGTATCGACATGCTGCTGAGCAGTCTGCACGACGAGCGGCTCGAACGGCAGGAATTGCTGCGTCTCGACCGCTGGATCCGTCGATCAGACATCTCCGCGATCGTGACCGTCAAGACGTTCGGTGCCGGCGACCGTGATCAGATCCGTGCGGATTTTCTCCAATACATGACCGATTGCCTGATCATCCTTGCCGAGACGATCACCGCGACCGGGTCGTCCCGCGCTATCCGCATCGCCAAATATCGCGGCTCGGGCTTTGCCGCCAACCCGGTCCCGGTGGTGATCGGCCCATCGGGGATCGATGTGATCGCCTTCAAGGGCGCCCGGATCGCCTACCCGATGTTCAGCGACCGGGTCTCGTCGGGTGTCGGGCGGCTCGATGCCCTACTCAACGGCGGCTATCTTCGTGGTAGCAGCACGCTGATTTCGGGATCGCCGGGAACATCGAAAACAAGCCTGGGCGCGAGTTTCGCGGTTGCGTCGTGCGCGCGTGGCGAGCGGGCCTTGATCATCAGCTTCGATGAAAGCGTGGCACAGATCGTCGCCAACATGACGTCGATCGGTATTGAGCTCGCCCCGCATGTCGATACCGGGCTGCTGACCATCGCATCGTTCTTGTCCGGCGGACGCAGCCCGGAAGAACACTTCATCGAGATCCGCAATCTGATGAAGGCGCAGAAACCCGATTGTCTGGTCGTCGATCCGATCTCGGCGCTGCCCAAGGCGGACTATCCTTTTTCGGCGATGATCTGCGAGAACTTGCTCGATACGGCGAAATCTCTCGGCATCACGGTGCTATGCACCTCGCTGCTCGATCAGGCAGTGGGCAACGCCGAACTTTCGGAAAGCCAGATCTCGACGATTGCCGACACCTGGATCCACGTCTCATACGTGGCCCGTGACGGCGAGCGCAACCGCGCGCTGACGATCATCAAGTCGCGCGGCACCGGCCATTCCAACCAGGTGCGCGAGCTGGTGCTGGACGCCTCAGGGATCGATCTGGTCGATGTCTATGTCGCTGAAGGTGAGGTGCTGATGGGCAGTGCGCGTGCGCAGAAAGAGGCAGAAGCGGAACGCTTGCACGTGTTGGGCGACATTGCCGCGGAGCGCCAGCGGCTCGACCTCGAACGCGAGTTAGCCGAAGCGCATGCGCGGGTACAGGCGGCAACGCTGGAACTGTCCTGGAAGCAGCGGGAGGCGGATCTGGTCAACGTCGCGGAGAAAAGCCGAGTTGAGGTAGGTCGGGTATCAGCAATCGAGCGACTTGGCCTTCGGCGTTCCGGAGACGACAGCCTCGTTCCTGACTTGCTCCGCGGAACGCCAGTCGATCTTGGTGTGGACCAGTAA
- a CDS encoding M48 family metalloprotease, which translates to MIRRRIAVLLASAFLLAPVAPVIAQNTVRSISATDKAQGTQAHPQLLAQFGGAYKGPQATFVERVGKRVAVQSGLSNAGGDFTVTLLDSPVENAFAIPGGYIYVTRQLLALMISEAELASVMGHEVGHVAARHAASRNTRATIGGLLARGVSLATRSDLATRIAGTGAQLYTLKYGRDQEYQADALGVRYITAAGYSPYASADILAALDESTGLTAQGSGTARSAPTWASTHPNGADRVQRAEALAKATGKPELAITQDTAFLRMLDGLPYADGKEGRKVIRIVTVGARDTIDTLSQRMAIADSKRERFIVINGLPADEPLKPGTLVKLVVAA; encoded by the coding sequence ATGATCCGCCGTCGCATTGCCGTACTGCTAGCCAGCGCATTCCTGCTCGCACCTGTTGCCCCTGTCATCGCCCAGAACACGGTCCGCTCGATCTCGGCGACCGACAAGGCGCAGGGCACTCAGGCTCATCCGCAACTGCTCGCGCAGTTCGGCGGTGCGTATAAGGGGCCGCAGGCGACATTTGTCGAACGTGTCGGCAAGCGCGTGGCGGTCCAGTCCGGCCTGTCGAATGCGGGCGGCGACTTCACCGTCACCCTGCTGGACTCCCCGGTCGAGAACGCCTTCGCCATCCCGGGCGGGTACATCTACGTCACCCGTCAGCTGCTCGCACTGATGATCTCGGAGGCAGAACTCGCCTCCGTAATGGGCCATGAGGTAGGCCATGTCGCCGCCCGCCACGCCGCCTCGCGCAACACGCGTGCGACGATCGGCGGTCTGCTCGCTCGTGGCGTCAGCCTGGCTACGAGAAGCGATCTCGCGACCCGGATCGCCGGTACGGGCGCGCAGCTGTACACGCTGAAATACGGACGCGATCAGGAATATCAGGCTGATGCGCTTGGCGTCCGCTACATCACCGCTGCGGGCTATTCGCCCTATGCCTCGGCTGACATCCTGGCGGCGCTCGATGAATCGACCGGGCTGACGGCGCAGGGCAGCGGCACCGCACGGTCTGCGCCGACATGGGCATCGACGCATCCAAATGGAGCCGATCGTGTGCAGCGCGCAGAGGCACTGGCGAAGGCCACTGGCAAGCCGGAGCTTGCAATCACCCAGGATACGGCGTTCCTCCGCATGCTCGATGGCCTGCCTTATGCCGACGGCAAGGAGGGTCGCAAGGTCATCCGGATCGTCACTGTTGGCGCAAGGGACACGATCGATACGTTGAGCCAGCGCATGGCAATAGCCGACAGCAAGCGTGAACGCTTTATTGTCATCAATGGCCTTCCCGCTGACGAGCCGCTGAAGCCCGGGACGCTCGTCAAGCTGGTGGTCGCTGCATAG
- a CDS encoding Na+/H+ antiporter subunit E codes for MKRLFPYPLLTLSLLAMWLLLNRSVSPGHLLLGSMVAVGASLAMRALGNESPQIRSWRPLPRILLLLTTDVLRSNIAVARIILSPVQRDGTSGFIRISLRTRNRHAQTFLAIMMTATPGTLWVQFDRVTGILLVHILDQVGADGWTRRIQTRYEPLLLEMFG; via the coding sequence ATGAAGCGGCTGTTCCCCTATCCGCTGCTGACGCTTTCGCTGCTGGCTATGTGGCTGCTGCTGAACCGGTCTGTCTCCCCCGGACATCTGCTGCTGGGAAGCATGGTAGCAGTCGGCGCATCGCTTGCCATGCGCGCGCTCGGCAACGAGTCACCGCAGATCCGCTCTTGGCGGCCGCTTCCCCGTATCCTGCTCCTTCTGACGACGGATGTCTTGCGGTCCAACATTGCCGTGGCGCGGATCATCCTGTCTCCAGTGCAGCGTGACGGCACTTCGGGCTTTATCCGTATATCGCTGCGAACACGCAACCGCCACGCACAGACGTTCTTGGCCATCATGATGACGGCAACGCCTGGCACGCTGTGGGTGCAGTTTGATCGCGTGACCGGAATCCTTCTCGTCCACATCCTGGATCAGGTAGGCGCGGATGGGTGGACCCGGCGTATCCAGACCCGCTACGAACCACTGCTGTTGGAAATGTTCGGATGA
- a CDS encoding circadian clock KaiB family protein, with amino-acid sequence MTLNDTPPRELSAPTSPAPGAVAAQLRLYIARSTPNSARAQHNLALALEALKGVMPPELEIIDVFSQPKRAIIEGVVVTPTLIATATGKRVVLMGDLADQDHLQRTLQDFLEIEGPAVPGGRNQQSVRQATP; translated from the coding sequence GTGACACTTAACGACACCCCCCCGCGCGAACTTTCAGCGCCGACTAGCCCGGCGCCGGGAGCGGTTGCCGCTCAACTGCGCCTCTACATCGCGCGCTCCACACCGAACTCAGCTCGCGCTCAACACAATCTTGCCCTCGCGCTTGAAGCGTTGAAGGGCGTGATGCCACCAGAGCTAGAGATAATAGATGTCTTCTCGCAACCCAAGCGCGCCATCATCGAGGGCGTGGTTGTCACACCGACCTTGATCGCAACCGCGACGGGCAAACGTGTTGTGCTCATGGGTGACTTGGCTGATCAGGATCACCTACAACGCACACTTCAGGATTTCCTGGAGATCGAGGGTCCGGCGGTGCCTGGAGGACGGAACCAACAATCGGTCCGACAAGCAACGCCGTGA
- the mnhG gene encoding monovalent cation/H(+) antiporter subunit G: MIQAPDLPAWAALIVAILLLSGSTMTLVGSLGLIRLKTFYERVHAPTLGATVGVGSIVLASMVCFTALESRFVLHEILILAFLTLTTPVTLISLARAALYRDRTARDDEVPREHPMD; this comes from the coding sequence ATGATCCAGGCTCCCGATCTTCCTGCTTGGGCGGCGCTGATTGTCGCGATTCTGCTGCTGTCGGGATCGACGATGACGCTGGTCGGCTCGCTCGGGCTCATCCGTCTGAAGACCTTCTACGAACGCGTCCATGCCCCAACTCTGGGCGCGACCGTCGGCGTGGGCTCTATCGTCCTCGCCTCGATGGTCTGCTTCACGGCACTCGAGTCCCGCTTCGTCCTGCACGAGATCCTTATTCTAGCGTTTCTGACGCTGACCACCCCCGTTACTCTGATCTCGCTGGCGCGCGCTGCTCTCTATCGCGATCGGACCGCAAGAGATGACGAGGTGCCTCGAGAGCACCCAATGGATTGA
- a CDS encoding Na+/H+ antiporter subunit C yields the protein MEIILALGIGVLTASGVWLILRPRTFQVIIGLSLMSYAVNLFIYAMGRLRVDAPPVVGPGAADPTQFADPLPQALVLTAIVISFAMTALLLVILLTLRGLTDTDHVDGEEKAP from the coding sequence ATGGAAATCATTCTCGCTCTTGGCATAGGCGTCCTGACCGCGTCCGGCGTATGGCTGATCCTTCGGCCGCGCACCTTCCAAGTGATCATCGGGCTGTCGCTGATGTCCTACGCGGTGAACCTGTTCATCTATGCCATGGGCCGGTTACGCGTGGACGCGCCACCCGTCGTCGGCCCGGGCGCGGCGGATCCGACGCAGTTCGCCGATCCGCTGCCGCAGGCGCTGGTACTGACCGCGATTGTGATCTCATTTGCCATGACGGCGCTGTTGCTGGTAATCCTGCTCACTTTGCGCGGCCTGACCGATACCGATCATGTTGACGGGGAAGAGAAGGCGCCGTGA
- a CDS encoding K+/H+ antiporter subunit F: MTAILLGIAITVAQITLGLALACAAFRFVRGPRAQDRILGLDAFYVNAMLLLLTFGIQTSRTVYFEAALVISLLGFVGTVALAKFLMRGEVIE, translated from the coding sequence ATGACCGCCATCCTCCTTGGCATTGCCATTACGGTGGCCCAAATTACCCTGGGATTGGCATTAGCGTGCGCCGCGTTCCGCTTTGTGCGAGGCCCACGCGCGCAGGACAGGATTCTTGGCCTCGATGCCTTCTACGTCAACGCGATGCTGCTGCTGCTGACGTTCGGCATCCAGACGAGCAGGACGGTCTACTTCGAGGCGGCATTGGTGATCAGCCTGCTGGGCTTCGTCGGCACGGTGGCACTTGCCAAGTTCCTGATGCGAGGCGAGGTGATCGAATGA